The Biomphalaria glabrata chromosome 6, xgBioGlab47.1, whole genome shotgun sequence genomic interval tttatgaattgaaAAGCATCTTGATAAACATTATTGTTTATTGTTCATATGTAAAAGCactctttttaaaatgattttaaacattttcaatttGCTTGTTTCAAGCTGGATTAAAGAGCTGTTTCTAAGTTGTATCATGGGAAATTTAGCTTTTAAACCTAGTGCTATTAAATGTTTAGAAGTTTTTTTGGTCCAGGAaatagtaaaaattatttctaacttaaaaatattcaatgtatttaaaataataaacatgtatttttttttaaggatgtgACACTACGTGAGTTAATGGATGAAGATGACATCCTTCAGGAATGTAAGGCACAGAATAGAAAGTTGGTGGAATTGTAAGTATTATCAAACAGAACTCTCAAAAGTTTTTCACTACATTATCTTATgatagacttagacttaggtcctcccgtgccgttcggcgcattgggcagcaagctgtctccataaagatctgtcgttGGCAATGTTGGGTTTGATCCAACACCGTCATCGGGGGTTGGCTGCCCTCGCACATGTATAGTTTTCTGTATGTGTCAAGTTTGCTGTTTCTGTAGCAATTGTGGTTTTACAcggtggggtcgctagccccatgccaaaccctcctcctttctcacctgGGCTCTTATGATAGAGACTGCAAAATtggaatattttaatattaaatagaatccctttctttttcaatggaatttattttcaatgtaaataaaaaagtctGATACCACGAAAATGTGCATAATAATGACCTAACTCTAGTAAGGCTCATCTattcaaaatgaaaaataatgcTGCTTAATAGAAGAACTACAGCATTGATACATATATTTTGAAATCATCCTATTTGTTCCGCTAATTCAGCATTACATAGAGCGCTAAACTATGACAGGGattctaaagtaaaaaaaaaacaacaaaaacaactaaattcaccaaaaaatgtatatatatagagatatggGGAAATCActgaaactaaatgtacactcTTTAATTTACTCTCTCAAATGAGAACAGGAAACACATCTTAAAATTTTCACCTAAACAGAATAATCCCCACCCACCCTTCCCTTTATATGCCCCAATTAAACTGAGACAGATCCTATTACCACACAACCCTGCATAACCAACATTCTATAGGTAGGAATTTGGCTATTAGAGATTTAAAATGCTGTTGTGCACATATAAATCAGAAATCCCAATATTGACAAATGGTAGCATtctattaaaatgaaatttttgaAATAGTCCATAGTTTTAGCAGTGTTTGCAAAAGATATAACCAGTCAAGTTGAGTAACATTGAAACccatttgttttagtttaaacattatttcattatttattttgtgcttttcaaatgaaaataaatgtccatgttttaataaacattaattaataaaataaaccattatttcagttaattttgtttctttttattagaAAGTGTATTTAGGTTTTCAAATGACTTCACTgcattattaatatatatatatatatatatatataccccaGCACTGTGCAGTTACTAAGACATAATATATGCATATTACCATTGGCCCCTATATTTCTTACAAGCATActctttataaattaaaaacacttttttttaacagtctTGTTCAACCAGAAAATATGGAAGAAATGGTCAAATTAATTACTGTAGAGCCACCATTAGAAGTCGATGAAAAGATAAGATTTAAGTAAGTATATAACTTGAAGTATAGTGGCACACacctcaattttttaaaatctctaaaGCTAAGAATAGTCAAAcatgctaaaaaaatatgtttttaaactgCATGGAAAATAGaattttctagatttaaatttaaatgtttaatttaatttaaatataaatctagatttatacaaaaatataactAAGAGGAGACTAGAAGTTTTGACAGTTATTTGTACATTGtgccttttatttttcagtagTATCACTGAGTATTTATTACTTTATTCCATGAATAGTGTGCTCTTGTATCTGACATATTTTGTATGCATATTTGTTTTACTATTTAAATTTCTGATTTTAAATCATTGATTTGTCTAAATTGGATTTGTATTGAGTGATTCTCTAGAAAAGCTGTACATATAAGCAATCTAATAAAAGTAAAATCGAATGcagatatttataattattctttaaatgtaCTTCTatacttctccccccccctccaaaccaATTAAAAATGCCAAATATTTGCATTCTGATTTTGCTATTCTAGTATAATAAGGTCTAAGGTCTATTTCTTTTTTGGCTCTTGTTTTAAAGAAGGTATTTATTTCTGAGCAGGTATCCTAACACAGCCTGTGAGCTGCTGACGTCTGATGTTACACAGATTAATGACAAGCTTGCAGGTGATGAAGGGCTGGTAGACAAGCTCTATTCCTTTCTGGAAGGAGAAAAACCTCTCAATCCATTGTTGGCTTCATTTTTCAGCAAGGTCATGGGGCTCTTGATTACAAGAAAGAGTGACATGGTATGTTAGGGCATTTAAATGGTTTAAAATGATACATTATAGTTTTGATGGAGTATTTACTGTCAGTCTGTTAACACTTATGTATAACTTTGTCTCTAGTGTCAGTTTACAATCTTTATAATGTACATTTTTGGGGGGTCTTTTATGTGTCACTTTACGGTGGGAGTATTTTATCTAGAAATATAATCAGATCCTGTGGTTTTTATATTCTTAAAGATTTaggaaaatttaaattattatttttttccccagatCTTCGAATATTTGAAAGCAAAAAGTGATTTTGTAGGTAGCCTCTTGCATCACATAGGGACATCTGCAGTTATGGATTTGTTGCTCAGGCTTATCACTTGTATAGAATCATCAGAAACACGAAGAGCTGTAATTGAGGTATGGcaattttgttgtgtttttttaaagttaaattattgtaagtaaaagtaaagtacatCTTTCAGGCTTGCTATTtaaggggcagatgatataaaggtcatcagtCTCTATGGCCCCACAGGTAGTGAGGAaatcttgtggccagcacaatgaccaaccacctttactttttcccaactaaggTCAGCTATCCTTTTTTTTGGGTGCcctaaaatcctgaaatttaaaattcgAGTCTTCATTGAGATTTGAACTTGCTTTACCAGTCATTGACTTCACCCACTACATATTGTAAACACTTCAATACTTTAACAAGAATTATCAATGTCGCCTATTGCATACaggtatttattttataatgcttATTAATGTTTATGCATTGTATtggatttttatttaatttgtaaaaagtcCAAACATATGCCATTTGTTTCTCCCCAGTGGTTGAATGAACAGAAAATTGTTGAAAAGCTTGTGGATTCCATTGTTGCTGAGAAAGATGAAGATGTAAGTGAAATAGAACAAGCTTCATAGAAAGTCTGTCTACACAATATATTGCTGACAGGCTTGATTTTTATGgtaatatgttgttgtttttttcaaaattgttttttgtttgtcacAGATTCATTGTAATGCTGCTCAATCTTTATGTGACATTGTGAGGTTAGGCCGTGAGCAGTTTATTCAACAACAGGACTCGTCAGATCCTGATCCACTCTTGATGACCATGGAGCAGTAAGTTTgggtttgagttttttttttttttttttttttctagatttatttttagactCAGAACCAATAACTTAATTAGAATTACACACTTGGTTATGTGTTTCAGGGAAGCAACTGTTGCAAAGCTTCTGTCAAACATGTTCAATTCAGGGAAAAATGAATCAGTTTTGGTCAATGGTCTCTGTGTCATTCATACACTTTTGGAAGTCAGACGTCAGGGGTAAGTATGAGTCAGGCATGGAACATGATATCCACTGATACTTTGTGGTAATTGATTGTTAATGAATCTTATTTACTGCTGATTTTATTCCTgtgtttatatttgtgtttttctgtAGAATGGATCAGCCAGAGCAGCTCTCAAATGGAGACCATGATAGGTTCTCACTGGGCATTAATAATGTTATATCAGCCATCATTCCACGATTAAAAGATTTTCATGACTTGCTGGAAAATCCTCCACTGGTAAAACAAGTTTATTCACtcacttaaaataaatatcacaGATTATAGATGGATTAGAATATCCTAAATCCTCTTGGTTGTAATTTTACTTAAcatttatttagaaataaagGAACTTAAAAGATAAATGTGAAAAAACTGTTGACCTTTCAAATTTGGGAATTAACTTCACCTCCCCTAAAGATGTCTGATATAGGACACTAAGCCTTTTGATTTACCGCAAGCCAATGTAGCATTTTTCATGTTAATCACGTAATGACTTTTTATTTTCGATGAAAGCAACGTTACAGTGTCATGCCAACCTCTGTTGGGGTATTGGAGCCTCCATTGGGAAACACCAGACTTCAGGTGTCCAAATTAGTCACAGCATTGGTGGGTGCTAACATGCATGACGTGAATGTGGAGCTGACCTCTCTAGGAACAATACAAACTCTTCTTGTAAGTGTTAgtctttacattttgttttttaaagtttatttttgaaaaagatTTTAAGATATTCACAAATTTTTAATGAGTTTTTATGCATACTATACTAGGAGAAGTCATTTTGCAAATTCTTTACCTCGTGGCTGTTAAAAATAACCTAGAATAGTTTGATGCCATTTGTACCACACCTGTTATGAAATTGCTGTACTTTTGTATTTCAGAACTTGTATTTTAAATATGAATGGAATAATTTCTTACATACCCAACTGGAACAGTGCCTTCTTATAATCCTTAATAATAACCCTATAGAGGTGGATGGTAAACATGAACATCCACTTCTAATACAGGTGAGACATTTTCTGTGAAACCTATTAACACCAAACATTTAACCTGTGTATATGTTAATATTTgtgattattaaaataatttgacACTAAATTAGAACTTggaatatttattgacattgatttaaaaaaacaacaaaccagAGGATAggttaacaaaacataaaatgttgaagaaaaaaaaaagccacaaaTCACAGTTGGGAACTTCACACAATATTGAAAATCAAATTTGACTAACTATTCATGTTACTTTTTGATAACAAACAATGATTTATATAATTACGGTACctaaattgttttcttataatATCTCTTTCAATGCAGCAAAGTACTTCATagtagcaagaaaaaaaaagcaaacaaactaTTTGTATTTATTCCTGTTTAAACTTGAAGTGCATACTATTACAGTTATGTTGCCTTGTAAATGTGATGACTGCTTTAAATCCTAAGAAATGGCAAAAAGAAGCATATTGGCCAATAAATAAGaactattttttgttgttgttgcagcTGTTTAAAGACTACAACTTGATTCAGAGACTTCTAAATGAATGGGAAGCCAATGACCAGCAGCAGTAAGTCTAACATGTTACTTAATTACTTAACATTGGCCATACAATGAGAAATTACTTAAGACACTTGGCGGGATAGAATTTTGAATTCTTGACAGTAATAAGTTGTACTTACCTCTACTGTtttattcacacacaaaaaaaaaactttattatttttttttccagaaatgCACCCTCTGGAAAAAGAAGGGGTTTTATGGGTCACTTAACAAAAATGGCAAACTCGATAGCTGGCCTTGTTGAAAAAAGTGATTCAAGCAGTATGGTTAAAGATCAATTTAATGGTAAGGCTGTTTTTTTCCTCTTTCCAGTTGAGCATCATATGTTAAAATTGTCCCATGTAGAACTGAGTACACCAagtacaaaagaagaaaaaaaaaacttgacccTAACATGTTTTGAATGAAATAAGGTCAATGCTTGCAGTCTCATATCACATGGTAAATGCTGTGCTGCcttattttatcaaattttttacaatacctctgttTAAGTCAGAACACAGTGGATGGGCAGATGGTAAAAGGTGGAACCTTTTTAAAACTTAACAGTTactgtatatcgctgagaaaagagtTACTAGTTTgttggccacacagggaaaacttaaataatttttcaaagtataaaataaataaatgtaaatttggcgagagatctagatctatattcaacattggttttgaaagAACCATTGCGTTTTTGAAAGAACTTATCGCGTTCAGGAATTTCCAGAggtaaggctttattgattcaagagtttattaaattaatgttcaggaaaactGTGCACATCTTCTTCTAAGTCTTGACCTAATGACTTATCATTCGAATATGAATATTGTAAACTGTAGTAGATCTTAACCAGGGTTCTTTCTCTGGgaatgggagggggggaggtTTAAAGAtgttatatttttcaaaatctaGCATTaaagttattaagagaaaaacaatcgctctactAGTTGTGTAAagaaggtattgtctttttaaaaagtgtttttattttcttgacttCTTTACAGGAGTGTCTAGTGATGTGAGAGACAAATGGGATGCTTTTGTAGTTGGAGCGTTAGCTGAAGTCAATAAAAGGAACACAATAGAACTGGTTAGTAGAATGTTTCACATACTGGCTTAGATGAATATTACTGCACAAAAGTTTGACATTCAAGGCTTTGATAATGTTTTAGGATAACCAAATTACATGTAATAGCGATGCTATGCTATTGTTTCTTCATGTCTATgtaattaaataacattttattgctTATGTCAGATGCGAGGTCATCCACTTGCCTCAAGCAGTGAAGATGATGATGCTGACTTCAAAGACCTCCCTTTCCCCCAAGACACAGCCATGCAACAGGTGAGTGGCAAAGTTGTAACAATGGGTTGTGTTCAGTTCGCTTTCCAATGTTGTAGTGTTTCACATGaagtaaaaatttatttttctgcTGTTTTGAAGAACAAATGAGGTGTGGCAAATCAGCAGTTTAGTTTATATCAAAGATTGTATCCTTAAATCTTAGTTTACCATCTATAAGACCTCTGTAATGATATGACGCGCCTGGGTGCCCCTCCCTATTTTCCCAGGCTTTCTCGGATTATCAGTTGCAGCAGATGACTAGCAACTTTATTGATCAGTTTGGCTTCAATGATGAAGATTTTGCCGAGCAAGATGAAAAAATTGAGTAAGTGTTTGATAGGTGTGCCATAAGAGtagatcatttttaaaaagtagtgtAGTCTACGATTCTGTCTTAAACATTCATCTAAGCCAAAATTTTAGCTCCAGTGTGAGGTTAACTTCaacatacattaaaaatatctgAACAGCATAGAATTTGAAATGACAGGCTGGTGTACATTTCAGGTTACATCATCATtgtgaaataaatataaattcttAAGTGTTatggtgaaaaacaaaaattccaacccttaatttttaaagtaagaGAAGTACTAAGcaataattacaaataaaaaaaaacaacacagttTAAAAATCTTCATTGACTCTCAttgcattaaacatttttaatttcttaaaatgaatataatatcaaacaaaaaaaaattcagcttaGAAATGTGTCACCATCATAACTCTATTCTCTCCCTTGTTTCATTACACTTCTCAAATGTAGATGCGCTGGAtgcccttaaaaaaaacaaaacatgttatTCCACAGGGCTCCTTTTACAAATAGGATTTCCAGTATAGATGCTGATATTCAAGGCGCTGATGCCAATGTGAGTTTCTAATTTTACTGCATTAAATGAGAAGCTAGGAAATTAGGGTGGGCATCCCAGAGGCTCTTTcgagagtttttttttgttgtatttcttatatttttgttttgaaagtagAACTAGATAGTCTGAAGATATTTTTCTGTGTACACGTTGTGTGTATATGTCTTTATTTGTTGTAATGTTCCAGCAGCAAGCCAATGTAGCATTGTTTGAACAAGTTTGTAATGAGAAGATACAGCAGTTTGACAATGATGACAGTGATGAAGATATATGGGAGGAAAAAGCTATTACCTTTGATAAGGGTCATTTAGCTCGCCATGAGTAAGTACTGGGAATAAGAAAGTGTTGCTTTTAAGTGTGGAatgtattattttaatgttgcgtaaacttattttaaaaaaaaaatgtcatctctTTCTTTTCATAGGCGTCTGCCAGCTGCAACAGCCAGGTGTAACAGTAGTGATGAAGACAGCACAGACAGTGGAGAAGAACTAGATTCGCCAGCTAAAATTATTCAGCAGCACACAGAAGGGATGGATGTAGACAGCGCTGAAAGTTAGtatatttactttttgttacaaatatttgaTAATTGATTATAGATTTAAAAGGAAGCAACATAGGTTTGGTTAGTTTTCTGCATTAATGTGCTCTGAGATGTAACTAAtgtgaaaaatattattatttatattactaAAATTTTTCATTGATTAATAGATGCTTGGTCAGTTGATTCCAGTTCACATTCTGAACACACAGCAATGGATACAACATCCTCACCCTGGGAGAAACCTACAGCACCACCATCAGTGCCAGTGGAACAGGCGTGGGCAGATTTCAGCAGTGTTCCCACACAGTCAGAAGAAGACAACTGGGCAGACTTTACATCGTTTGGTGACATCCAGTCCTCGTGAGTTTTTCTTATGCTGTGATGGGACTTTTCTTAAAATTTAGGGAAATCCGTTATCGGTATGCTTCCATggttataaagagaaaaaaaaactcgctAAAAGTTTGCATGAATCAAATCTACAGTGATTGAAAAGTCTGGATTtagaattataataattttttaatttgaatatctccatctactagatctagtctagtctagatttacaCTTTGGATgtcttattttttatatattaagacTTTGCGCTTCTTTCTAGATGAAATCTATTGTAGTGTCTTGATCTAGATAGattgaatgtttaaaaaatgttatggaaacaaaaacaaatttggaTTCGATCTAGATCCTAGAATTAGAACATGTCTAAGATTAGTAGATACATAATCATaattgatctaaatctaattcttaaAAATGTAGATTACATTTAAGAtctaaagtagatctagactctggaTCAAGAGTTTACAAACCCAGTGCAGCAGTTCTCTTGACGAGgcatagatctttttttttttgtaaacaactTGCATCTGCCATATAAGATCTAACTAAGccttaattattgttttaatgtgCAGTTTTATTGTTGTATATTCTCTTTCTCAAGTCCTTAATTGAGAACTCTGCCGAGTTTCAAAAGCATTGTCGCTGTGTTTGTTTAAGCATTTTTAATGGAATCTTagagttctttttttattcattcagtTTAATAACTTAACTAGAGAGTTTAACAGAAGTGTAGCTTAtactaaaaaagaaattgtaaaagtCATGTTTTGATTTTGAAACACCATTCCTTTATTGTTGTTGATGTATGTCAGAATACCAGTTTTCATTCTATCATTGAATGCACAGACTGCCTGGACCAGATTTAAAGATTTAGATTTCAAGTCAAGTGCAACAAGATGAAAAACCGTCAAAGTTCTCTCATCTAAATGTAGTTATTGTAGTAAATAGTTAATTGCAGcaattgtgtgtgtctgtgtgctgtaaatcaatataattaattataatattttaaaaagaattcaaCTCCATTTATCTGGGTTCGCCATGAAACATTTCACTAACGtgggtttaaaaaaatttcctgaaatttTTGCCAAGTCTTCCCATCACTGCTTTAATCATTATACATTTGCTTCTGAGTTTAAGTAAAATAAAGGATTGCTTTACAGAGTttctatatttcatttcattacttCACAGAACTGGTATGGGACCAAGGAGTAGTTCCCCTGTTGAGATGGATACAACTGAAACTACAAGAAGCAGTGCTTATGGTAACATTAattctattagttttgttttaaatttaaataaagaagATAATCATGTCATGTACACAACATGTGGTTTTCTAGAAGTTCAAGTTAAAACCAAAACTGTTCCAAGTTGTTGCTTTGGGAATAATCACTGTGAAAGTAaatgtatttgttgtttttttttggctacaATATTAATGTTATTGTATAAGGCCTctttcagtcgcgaagcgactatggatcatctcatagaaatgatcTGTATGTCTAGGCATTAGCTTTAGTTAAAAGGATGTCGCCACACCTaacagttcccccctctccatgcagctgattTATTCAAAACAACAGgtgccaatacagtttggggtcagcagcTTTGCAGGCTCCACCAAGGTGTAGCAATATGCAACAAACTATCTAGGGTCGcaggctcctgatttttcctcagggttgactcccaaagccgttcccatgtttgggtatagctgcaaggcaccAGAGGTTTGAATTCGTAGTTTTTCTTCTAGGTGACTTGACAGCCAAAGCTAACAAGCCCTGCCCAAAGTTTACTGTTTAGgcaccagttactcgcctttacTCTTCTCCTTTTACTGAAAACAGTTCTGCCACACACAAAGGCCAGGAGTGGGaatggttgtcagaggctatttgagacgcatgcttctttataggtagtggacgcgcttatatccattaccacttccagcaataacaaccttatgaAACCAAATGTTATTGTAATGTACTGACAAACTAGGTAATGAATAGCTTTGGTCAAAATGATGTCGCAACACTTAGCATGCAGCCGATCTATTCAAAACAATAAatgccaatacagtttggggtcagtggCTTCGCAGGCTCCACCAAGGTGTAGCACTGTGCTACAAActctttatttattaaattagagTATCTGTCTAAATTTTAAAACCTGGTCAAATAGTCTGAAATAATGTCATTAGCAGCTCCTAGACAAGGTTTGTTTGTTAGCATACAGTTTATGTTtgccatttatttgtttttcaaaaatgtattttacccTTAACATGTATTTTGAACTAAACAAAATTTTCTTATTTCACAGTtgtatcttcaaatacaaatgaCCTTAAAGGTGGTTTACAAGCATTTTCAGTACCTGGTGCAGTCACAGGTTTGTATTGGTCTTTTTATATAATCGTAGCATAATCCACATTATATGCTTTTCTATTTGTCTTGTACTAAaagttttgactcagttttgtaATGTCAGAGCATTTGACTGGTTATGAGAGTATTGTTGCTCACAGTGTAGCGATTTTCCCAAAATCTGTGACGGCTCTTGGGCCCTCGTGTATGGCATGTATGAGTGGCTTGTTCtgtgtctaggggatgattatttttgagtTTGCCTTGCACTGGGCCATCAGAGATatatcgggagcaggcacgcaacaaaacaaacaatggagaaagatacaaaaacttaaaaaagaattgatggatatttatttacataaaatatacaagcaagaataaaaggggggggggggatttgcaTCTATCTTCTTGGTGATATATCATCATACTTAGCACTTTATGAGAGAGTGTCACTTTTGTCCTCTGAACTTATCTGGTTGTCCTATCGATGCAGTAGCTGGCTGTGCTCCTGGGTGGAGGTCTTGCAGCTGGAGGTGACGCTCTAGCTGGTAGAGGGTCGCGGGTGATTCAGTACTTGTGGagactcaatccaaagttctgtgGTCTGTTGTGAGCACattagggcgggtggccggctaccgtggacACAAGTGTGCTgtgggcagagctgatctgtcGTGGGCAGCGTTGTTAACAGGATAGGTCCAGTAAGTTGCGATGAGTAGGCTAGGTTAGGAAATCTCACATAGACATGTGGTCTCAGGGGACGTAGTGTCTAATAGGTGTGTGGTATCCAGAAGGCATGTACAGCCAAACAGGCAGGTAGCGCCAAGCAGGATAATTAGTAGGTAGTCAAATAGTACCAAAtaaggcagacacctgagggaggctgcggataaacaaagacatgttaggacatgtctctcatacatcttatcgactCCACTAAGGTGCATTcatcagattggtaaaattttgagtacaatggggagatgatgacaaacaGAAATGGGAAAACAGAtagctgatagtagcaatataaaacgTATAAAGTAAGGGAGAAAATAATCTCAATTAAACATAAGTGgaattttgggggggggggggggggggaacgaccGTGACACATTGTTTACATGCGTCAATGGCCATGAACAATGGAGTGAACATAAAGGCAGAGAGTGCCCGTCCAAGGGGCGCGACTCTCGTCTAAGCAAAATGGATAaagggggagataattcataactCTTTTCTAAGCATAGTGCCAATGCGTTAGCAAGATTATCAAGGcgatcagccgagataaaggaaataaaataagatgtacaagtaTATACAAGGTTgcgtcaatgatcaattgagcgaCATAGCAATAATATTGTGGACACAGGTTAATTCAGtatataaatatgtacataTGAAATGGTTATGTTTCTTACTTAcaacagtgagaaatacacaaagtACACATTTAATGAAACATACTTCGTCTAAATAATATTATCCAGCAAgctaattaagatggaactatatcaggtattcctctaaaagtaaaaatgaatgatatagtccagacttgACTGTCAGCGAGATGGAGGAATGACAGTGTGTCTAGTTTGAAGATTCAATTTCAGCCATCTCTTGGTAAATAGTGGTAAATATATTATTGATTACGCAAAGGCATAGAGGCATCTTGCTTGCAGACTTTTTGGGATAGCTAAAAAATGGAGATCTGTTGCTTACACCTTTGCAtcagttgtgctggccacattacaccaaCGAATGCAGAACACTGAAATGTACACCAGAAATGTGGGACTAAAGGTTATAATGGGAATCATTGATCCCTGTTGTCTTACCTAGTAATATAGTGATTATTCCTTTGAAGGTGTCACATCAACTGAAAATGAGCTTCACCTAGCAGATGTTGAAGATGAGACTTGCATTCCAGACTCTACATCACACAATCCAGATTTGGGTGATACGATTCTGAACTCCTCGACAGAGAATGGTGAGCAGCCTCCCTTGCCTGACTCCTCTCCGCCACACCTCCTCAACACTTCCACCACTTTGACAGAGTCAGGGGCATCAACAGATTCTCAAGTCACTAGGTAAGTGTAATGTTCTAGTCTTactttgtctttgcattttctTCATCAGTTTCTCACAGTTCTTTTAGATTGTTCTAGCAGGTTATTATAGTCATTAATATGTCTTTAGCTCATTCAACTTGATGATTTAGTTGAAGGTAATGTTGCTACCGTTTTGCATTTGCATAAATCATCATCACcatctctccttgtgttcctcatggaacatagggccccAGTAAAAACACACCACTCTCCAAATGGCTTTCCAGCTCCCTGTCCTCTCAGCTTTATCTAGTGCATATGTCGCCATGttatttttggtcttcctcGGGTCGTGTGctctgggggtggggggggggtgttcaatctaaggcctgtctagctctgttgttggcatcttttcttatagtgtgaccaatccatctttactttctaagatttgcacctctatatttctctgtccgcccatctcccacagtttggtgttttctactttgtcatacaactgtatttacaaaatatttctcAAACATTGATGAAGGTCTAAATCGTCCCACcaatcaaacaagaaaatcaatGTAATCTCTTTTGTACTGATGCTCTCTTGTTCCTCAAAATGTGCATTC includes:
- the LOC106078225 gene encoding serine/threonine-protein phosphatase 6 regulatory subunit 3-A-like isoform X5 encodes the protein MFWKFNLLTSSHIDTLLDKEDVTLRELMDEDDILQECKAQNRKLVEFLVQPENMEEMVKLITVEPPLEVDEKIRFKYPNTACELLTSDVTQINDKLAGDEGLVDKLYSFLEGEKPLNPLLASFFSKVMGLLITRKSDMIFEYLKAKSDFVGSLLHHIGTSAVMDLLLRLITCIESSETRRAVIEWLNEQKIVEKLVDSIVAEKDEDIHCNAAQSLCDIVRLGREQFIQQQDSSDPDPLLMTMEQEATVAKLLSNMFNSGKNESVLVNGLCVIHTLLEVRRQGMDQPEQLSNGDHDRFSLGINNVISAIIPRLKDFHDLLENPPLQRYSVMPTSVGVLEPPLGNTRLQVSKLVTALVGANMHDVNVELTSLGTIQTLLNLYFKYEWNNFLHTQLEQCLLIILNNNPIEVDGKHEHPLLIQLFKDYNLIQRLLNEWEANDQQQNAPSGKRRGFMGHLTKMANSIAGLVEKSDSSSMVKDQFNGVSSDVRDKWDAFVVGALAEVNKRNTIELMRGHPLASSSEDDDADFKDLPFPQDTAMQQQQANVALFEQVCNEKIQQFDNDDSDEDIWEEKAITFDKGHLARHERLPAATARCNSSDEDSTDSGEELDSPAKIIQQHTEGMDVDSAENAWSVDSSSHSEHTAMDTTSSPWEKPTAPPSVPVEQAWADFSSVPTQSEEDNWADFTSFGDIQSSTGMGPRSSSPVEMDTTETTRSSAYVVSSNTNDLKGGLQAFSVPGAVTGVTSTENELHLADVEDETCIPDSTSHNPDLGDTILNSSTENGEQPPLPDSSPPHLLNTSTTLTESGASTDSQVTSTSCETVQLANEDETHASNLVLSHVSSTLSGSCRDGSSVDVVVSLATAPVSADSPSSSSTTEKGTSSSDGRLSPNNQRLTKDDCDGSDLGANFDFLASSGLLKKASSSTVAAACPSRQSSEAQGNGPVSPPAASVPPAALSPSLVSLREDQTCSSLEPDTTECTLTQAQKIERARAQAKEAQEKYDAAAVVHNGPV
- the LOC106078225 gene encoding serine/threonine-protein phosphatase 6 regulatory subunit 3-like isoform X3; the protein is MFWKFNLLTSSHIDTLLDKEDVTLRELMDEDDILQECKAQNRKLVEFLVQPENMEEMVKLITVEPPLEVDEKIRFKYPNTACELLTSDVTQINDKLAGDEGLVDKLYSFLEGEKPLNPLLASFFSKVMGLLITRKSDMIFEYLKAKSDFVGSLLHHIGTSAVMDLLLRLITCIESSETRRAVIEWLNEQKIVEKLVDSIVAEKDEDIHCNAAQSLCDIVRLGREQFIQQQDSSDPDPLLMTMEQEATVAKLLSNMFNSGKNESVLVNGLCVIHTLLEVRRQGMDQPEQLSNGDHDRFSLGINNVISAIIPRLKDFHDLLENPPLQRYSVMPTSVGVLEPPLGNTRLQVSKLVTALVGANMHDVNVELTSLGTIQTLLNLYFKYEWNNFLHTQLEQCLLIILNNNPIEVDGKHEHPLLIQLFKDYNLIQRLLNEWEANDQQQNAPSGKRRGFMGHLTKMANSIAGLVEKSDSSSMVKDQFNGVSSDVRDKWDAFVVGALAEVNKRNTIELMRGHPLASSSEDDDADFKDLPFPQDTAMQQLQQMTSNFIDQFGFNDEDFAEQDEKIEAPFTNRISSIDADIQGADANQQANVALFEQVCNEKIQQFDNDDSDEDIWEEKAITFDKGHLARHERLPAATARCNSSDEDSTDSGEELDSPAKIIQQHTEGMDVDSAENAWSVDSSSHSEHTAMDTTSSPWEKPTAPPSVPVEQAWADFSSVPTQSEEDNWADFTSFGDIQSSTGMGPRSSSPVEMDTTETTRSSAYVVSSNTNDLKGGLQAFSVPGAVTGVTSTENELHLADVEDETCIPDSTSHNPDLGDTILNSSTENGEQPPLPDSSPPHLLNTSTTLTESGASTDSQVTSTSCETVQLANEDETHASNLVLSHVSSTLSGSCRDGSSVDVVVSLATAPVSADSPSSSSTTEKGTSSSDGRLSPNNQRLTKDDCDGSDLGANFDFLASSGLLKKASSSTVAAACPSRQSSEAQGNGPVSPPAASVPPAALSPSLVSLREDQTCSSLEPDTTECTLTQAQKIERARAQAKEAQEKYDAAAVVHNGPV